Proteins co-encoded in one Oreochromis aureus strain Israel breed Guangdong linkage group 3, ZZ_aureus, whole genome shotgun sequence genomic window:
- the zgc:101810 gene encoding actin-related protein 2-A isoform X2: MVGEEASECRSMLEMSYPMENGMVRCWEDMLHLWDYTFGPECLDINPPECKILLTEPPMNPTKNREKIAEIMFEKYQFYGIYVAIQAVLTLYAQGLLTGVVVDSGDGVTHICPVYEGFSLPHLTRRLDIAGRDVTRYLIKLLLLRGYAFNHTADFETVRMLKEKLCYVAYNIEQEQRLATETTYLVETFTLPDGRQVKVGGERFGAPEALFQPHLINVEGAGVAELLFNTIQAADIDLRADFYKHIVLSGGTTMYPGLPSRLEREIKQLYLERVLKGDTEKLSKFKIRIEDPPRRKHMVFMGGAVLANIMKDKESFWLTRQEYQEKGLGVLQKLGGGVR; this comes from the exons ATGGTGGGAGAAGAGGCCAGTGAGTGTCGCTCCATGCTGGAGATGTCCTACCCCATGGAGAATGGCATGGTGCGCTGCTGGGAGGACATGCTCCACCTGTGGGACTACACCTTTGGCCCAGAATGCCTGGACATCAACCCACCAGAATGCAAG ATCCTACTGACTGAGCCGCCCATGAACCCGACCAAAAACCGCGAGAAAATCGCTGAAATCATGTTTGAGAAGTACCAGTTCTACGGCATCTACGTGGCCATTCAGGCTGTGCTCACTCTGTACGCTCAGG GTTTGCTTACCGGTGTTGTAGTTGACTCAGGAGACGGCGTCACCCACATCTGTCCAGTGTATGAGGGCTTCTCTTTGCCCCACCTTACACGCAGGCTGGACATCGCAGGACGTGATGTCACACGCTACCTCATTAAG CTCCTGCTGCTTCGCGGCTACGCCTTCAACCACACTGCTGACTTTGAGACCGTGCGCATGCTGAAGGAGAAGCTCTGCTATGTGGCATACAACATTGAGCAAGAGCAGCGTCTGGCCACAGAGACCACTTACCTGGTGGAGACATTCACG CTTCCTGATGGCAGGCAAGTGAAGGTGGGCGGAGAACGATTCGGGGCTCCTGAAGCTCTTTTCCAGCCTCATCTCATCAACGTGGAGGGAGCCGGAGTGGCCGAGCTGCTGTTTAACACCATCCAGGCTGCAGACATTGACCTCAG GGCCGACTTCTATAAGCACATCGTTCTGTCCGGGGGGACCACCATGTACCCGGGCCTCCCATCCAGGCTCGAGAGAGAGATCAAGCAGCTCTATCTGGAAAGAGTGCTCAAGGGAGACACTGAGAAACTATCA AAGTTCAAGATTCGAATCGAGGACCCTCCCAGGAGGAAACACATGGTGTTCATGGGAGGTGCCGTGCTGGCCAACATCATGAAAGACAAAGAATCCTTCTGGCTGACTAGACAAGAATACCAGGAGAAAGGCCTGGGAGTGCTGCAGAAGCTGGGAGGTGGagtcagataa